The following are from one region of the Acidobacteriota bacterium genome:
- a CDS encoding glucosidase, translating to MTQEEIRLAEATAKTKHWKRWGPYLSDRAWGTVREDYSAHGTAWEYFPHDHARSRAYRWNEDGLGGICDRHQFLCFSVAMWNERDPILKERLFGLTGNEGNHGEDVKEYYFYLDSTPTHSYMKFLYKYPHAAFPYDQLVAENRRRGKGDPEFELLDTGVFAENRYFDVFVEYAKADVEDILIKITVENRGPEPARLRLLPTTWFRNTWSWKASEPRPELHMSKVRPDPAIELNHPHFGSHWLHCEGSPHLLFTENDTNAQRIFGAPNPTPYVKDGINNYVVHGTQDAVNPHLTGTKAAADYGLTVGAGESAVVRLRLSGADLQGQQAFDSFERIFAVRKREADEYYAKVVPHDLSADAQNVMRQGLAGMLWSKQFYHYVVKDWLQGDPTCPPPPPERKKGRNHEWGHLYNSDVISMPDKWEYPWYAAWDLAFHCVPLALVDSEFAKDQLTLMLREWYMHPNGQIPAYEWALGDVNPPVHAWASWRVYKIDKKRSGKGDIDFLKRVFQKLLLNFTWWVNRKDAGGMNIFQGGFLGLDNIGVFDRSAPLPTGGYIEQSDGTSWMAMYTLNLLAIALELAKHDSVYEDLASKFWEHFIYIANAMSHRGDDGIGLWNEEDGFFYDVLKLPDGVHFPMKIRSMVGLIPLFAVETLEQEVLDRLPGFKRRLEWFLDNRPDLTDNIACMRTHGRGERRLLSIANEKQLRAILRYMLDEAEFLSPHGVRALSRFHHEHPYALNVAGMEYRVDYEPAESRTGLFGGNSNWRGPVWFPVNFLLVESLQKFHHYFGDNFKVEFPTGSGNMLSLWEVAGELSRRMTSIFLRGDNGRRPVFGNLEQFQTDPHWRDLVLFHEYFNGDSGAGVGASHQTGWTGIVTKLMQQSGESHHHGKHTSEAEIVAAD from the coding sequence ATGACACAGGAAGAAATCAGACTGGCGGAAGCCACCGCGAAAACCAAGCACTGGAAACGCTGGGGGCCTTATCTCAGCGACCGCGCCTGGGGAACGGTTCGCGAAGACTATAGTGCTCATGGGACGGCATGGGAGTATTTCCCGCACGACCACGCTCGCTCGCGTGCGTACCGCTGGAACGAAGATGGCCTGGGTGGAATCTGCGACCGGCATCAGTTCCTGTGTTTTTCGGTTGCGATGTGGAATGAGCGAGACCCTATCCTGAAGGAACGCCTTTTTGGACTCACCGGCAACGAGGGGAATCACGGCGAGGATGTAAAGGAGTATTACTTCTACCTCGACAGCACTCCGACACACTCCTACATGAAGTTTTTGTATAAGTATCCGCACGCCGCGTTTCCTTACGACCAATTGGTGGCCGAAAATCGGCGTCGCGGCAAGGGAGACCCGGAGTTCGAACTACTCGACACGGGAGTGTTTGCCGAAAATCGATACTTCGATGTGTTCGTGGAATATGCGAAAGCCGACGTCGAAGATATCCTGATCAAAATCACCGTTGAAAATCGTGGTCCCGAGCCCGCCCGGCTGCGCCTGCTCCCAACCACCTGGTTCCGAAATACTTGGTCCTGGAAGGCGAGTGAGCCGCGCCCCGAATTGCACATGTCGAAAGTCAGGCCCGATCCGGCGATTGAACTCAATCACCCGCACTTTGGAAGTCACTGGCTGCATTGCGAAGGATCTCCCCACCTGTTGTTCACGGAAAACGATACCAACGCTCAACGCATTTTCGGCGCTCCCAACCCCACCCCGTATGTAAAGGACGGCATTAACAACTACGTTGTCCACGGAACGCAGGACGCGGTGAATCCGCATCTCACAGGCACCAAAGCGGCGGCCGATTACGGCTTGACGGTTGGAGCTGGGGAATCCGCCGTCGTCCGTCTCCGTTTGTCGGGCGCGGATTTGCAGGGCCAACAGGCGTTCGATAGTTTCGAGCGAATATTCGCGGTTCGCAAGCGGGAAGCGGATGAGTATTACGCGAAGGTTGTCCCACATGACTTGTCGGCAGACGCGCAGAATGTCATGCGTCAGGGACTCGCCGGCATGTTGTGGTCAAAGCAGTTTTATCACTACGTGGTGAAGGACTGGCTGCAGGGCGATCCAACATGCCCGCCTCCGCCGCCCGAACGCAAGAAGGGACGGAACCACGAATGGGGTCACCTGTATAACTCGGATGTCATTTCCATGCCAGATAAATGGGAGTATCCGTGGTATGCGGCATGGGACCTGGCGTTTCACTGCGTTCCCCTTGCATTGGTCGATTCGGAATTTGCCAAGGACCAGCTGACGCTGATGTTGCGAGAGTGGTACATGCATCCCAACGGACAGATCCCGGCATATGAGTGGGCTCTCGGTGACGTAAATCCCCCGGTGCATGCCTGGGCTTCCTGGCGCGTTTATAAAATTGACAAGAAACGCTCCGGCAAAGGTGACATCGACTTTCTGAAGCGCGTCTTCCAAAAGTTATTGCTGAATTTCACTTGGTGGGTAAACCGCAAAGACGCAGGGGGCATGAATATTTTCCAGGGCGGCTTTCTCGGTCTGGACAATATCGGAGTGTTCGATCGCAGCGCGCCTTTGCCAACGGGCGGATACATCGAGCAGTCCGATGGCACCAGTTGGATGGCCATGTATACGCTCAACCTGCTGGCGATCGCGCTCGAGCTGGCGAAGCATGACTCTGTGTACGAGGATCTAGCGAGTAAATTCTGGGAGCACTTCATCTATATCGCAAACGCCATGAGCCATCGCGGCGATGACGGTATCGGATTGTGGAACGAAGAAGACGGGTTCTTTTACGACGTATTGAAGTTGCCGGATGGCGTGCACTTCCCCATGAAGATCCGATCCATGGTGGGACTGATCCCGCTTTTCGCGGTGGAGACTCTGGAACAGGAAGTCCTCGATCGCCTGCCCGGATTCAAGCGGCGACTTGAATGGTTCCTCGACAACCGTCCTGATTTGACGGACAACATCGCTTGCATGCGAACCCATGGCCGCGGTGAGCGCCGCCTGCTCTCCATCGCCAATGAAAAACAGCTGCGCGCAATTCTTCGGTACATGCTCGACGAAGCGGAATTCCTCTCGCCTCACGGAGTCCGCGCGCTCTCGCGATTCCATCACGAGCACCCCTACGCGCTAAACGTCGCGGGTATGGAATACCGCGTGGATTACGAACCGGCGGAATCCAGGACCGGATTATTCGGAGGCAATTCCAACTGGCGAGGACCGGTCTGGTTCCCGGTGAACTTCCTACTCGTGGAATCGTTGCAGAAGTTCCATCACTACTTCGGGGACAATTTCAAAGTGGAGTTTCCCACCGGGTCGGGGAACATGTTGTCCTTGTGGGAAGTGGCGGGAGAACTATCGCGCCGTATGACCAGCATCTTTCTTCGCGGAGACAATGGCCGGCGTCCGGTGTTCGGGAACCTCGAACAGTTCCAGACCGATCCGCACTGGCGCGACCTGGTGCTCTTCCATGAATACTTTAATGGTGATTCGGGCGCGGGCGTCGGCGCGAGCCACCAAACGGGATGGACGGGCATCGTCACGAAACTCATGCAGCAGAGCGGCGAATCCCACCATCACGGCAAACACACGTCGGAGGCCGAAATCGTCGCCGCCGACTGA
- a CDS encoding zf-HC2 domain-containing protein, which translates to MAKKPVVELDCFEVWRQVSNYLDDEVSAELRMAMTSHFKGCEHCTAILDGTRNVVKLVGDGKAFDVPASARRRLYTKLDAHLAKRRGNKRVH; encoded by the coding sequence TTGGCGAAGAAACCAGTCGTGGAACTTGACTGCTTCGAAGTCTGGCGGCAGGTTTCAAACTATCTCGACGACGAGGTAAGCGCCGAACTCCGTATGGCGATGACGTCACATTTCAAAGGCTGCGAGCACTGCACGGCCATCCTCGACGGTACCCGGAATGTGGTGAAACTGGTGGGCGACGGCAAGGCATTTGATGTCCCCGCGAGCGCCCGCCGGCGTCTTTATACGAAACTCGATGCGCATCTCGCGAAACGGCGTGGCAACAAGAGAGTTCACTAG
- a CDS encoding sigma-70 family RNA polymerase sigma factor, with protein MAIPSVQPDLEADLIEQVRGGHHEAFYKLVRPYERSIFMTALSILNNEADAEEVAQEAILKAFKAIGKFRAESKFSTWLIQITINEARMKLRKDRRHLYESLDESRKGDDEGDYIPKDFADWREIPSEALESSQLRAALKKGLATLGPKYQQVLILRDIQHLSIADTAKLMGITEATVKTRLLRARLMMRDALAPGFDGMWRKGREYEKVRPF; from the coding sequence ATGGCGATTCCAAGCGTCCAACCCGACCTCGAAGCCGACCTGATTGAACAGGTCCGCGGCGGCCACCACGAAGCGTTCTACAAATTAGTGCGTCCTTACGAACGCAGCATCTTCATGACCGCTCTTTCGATTCTCAACAACGAGGCGGATGCGGAAGAAGTCGCACAGGAGGCCATCCTCAAGGCGTTCAAGGCGATCGGGAAATTTCGCGCGGAATCGAAATTCAGTACCTGGCTCATCCAGATCACCATCAACGAAGCGCGTATGAAGTTGCGCAAGGACCGGCGCCATCTCTACGAGTCGCTGGACGAGTCCCGTAAAGGCGACGACGAGGGTGACTACATCCCAAAGGACTTTGCCGACTGGCGCGAGATTCCATCCGAAGCACTCGAGAGTTCCCAGTTGCGCGCGGCCTTGAAAAAAGGCTTGGCCACCCTGGGCCCGAAGTACCAGCAGGTACTGATTTTGCGCGACATTCAACATCTGAGTATTGCGGACACGGCGAAACTCATGGGGATTACAGAAGCAACCGTCAAGACGCGCCTGTTGCGCGCCCGCCTGATGATGCGGGATGCGCTGGCGCCTGGTTTTGACGGCATGTGGCGTAAGGGCAGAGAATATGAAAAAGTACGACCGTTCTGA
- the recO gene encoding DNA repair protein RecO: MALKESEAIVLRTYPMRESDLLVTLFTRLEGKVRGVARAAKKSKRRFGGALEPLTYVRAIYDERERQELVRLDSCEVIESPMATEVGYSRAVALGHVAELLEELLPDREASDAVFRLTLSVLRELRGPTLWMPLTYFQLWMTRLMGFLPELSECVVCGRSLDGERAFYHALADGLVCGDDKRLASSEISPESRKIAAQMLRSRVSDFAEIDWPKVVAADLRKFLLQILERHLERKLVTAGMLEKIGF; the protein is encoded by the coding sequence ATGGCGCTGAAGGAGTCGGAGGCAATCGTTCTGCGCACCTATCCGATGCGCGAGTCCGATTTGCTGGTCACGCTGTTCACCCGTCTGGAAGGCAAGGTCAGAGGAGTGGCCAGAGCGGCCAAGAAGTCGAAACGCCGCTTTGGAGGCGCTCTTGAGCCGCTCACTTACGTACGAGCGATTTACGATGAGCGCGAACGCCAGGAACTAGTACGACTCGATTCCTGCGAAGTGATCGAGTCGCCGATGGCGACAGAAGTAGGCTATTCGCGAGCTGTTGCTCTGGGGCATGTAGCGGAATTGCTGGAAGAGTTGCTGCCGGATCGTGAGGCCAGTGACGCAGTATTCCGGTTAACTCTCTCGGTTTTGCGAGAGTTGCGCGGCCCGACCCTGTGGATGCCGCTCACGTACTTTCAACTGTGGATGACGCGGCTGATGGGCTTTTTGCCGGAGTTGTCCGAGTGCGTGGTCTGCGGACGATCTCTTGATGGGGAACGGGCCTTTTATCACGCTCTGGCCGATGGCCTGGTTTGTGGGGATGACAAGCGGCTGGCGTCGTCGGAGATTTCGCCGGAGTCGCGCAAGATCGCAGCCCAGATGTTGCGCTCAAGAGTTTCCGATTTTGCGGAGATCGATTGGCCGAAAGTTGTGGCCGCCGACCTTCGAAAGTTTCTCCTTCAGATTCTGGAGCGGCATCTCGAGAGGAAGCTGGTGACGGCAGGGATGCTGGAGAAGATTGGCTTCTAG
- a CDS encoding glycine--tRNA ligase subunit beta — MPDFLLEIGCDEIPARMIAAASQELRERLNTLLQREHLPPAGDIRSLDTPRRLAVMASGLPASQADVTEQVTGPSTQVAYKDGQPTPAANAFAKKVGIDVGRLEKVSTPKGEYLAATVTRKGRSTSEILAESLPKEIASLYWPKNMYWRKRGEVFVRPVRWLVAMLDEQIVPMELFGIAAGATSRGHRIIGSETFAISKPSAYVEALRGAKVLGAAEREQVIRKALDAATRTIPGARWRDDDPLLATVVNLTEFPTAILGSFDPEFLELPEEVLVTVMRDHQKYFAIEDAAGKLLPHFLAVLNTGADSQGLIRHGNERVLRARFKDARFFWQADQKQTLRQRVELLKSVTFQKDLGSYYEKTIRVQRLASWLCETIKQNGMAIRPGVIHKAALLAKADLTAELVKEFTELQGIVGGLYARVQPLDDDLKPEVQAEVAKAIYDQYKPESMEDDVPRSVEGAVLSIADKADSIAGMFALGLVPSGSKDPFALRRQANGIVKTIAERKLPFRLTDVMNDARSRYKGSEAEKKFTNADYAGAIRTFFRERLEFYLKEAHGYAYDVVSAVLAADAEDVVDASARAEALSKVRGSADFASISVAFKRSKNILRQAEENKRNVSSRVDVTVLQDDSEKQLAAQIPQAAATVEKLRATRDYQGALMEIAKLRPAVDKFFDKVMVMVEDDNLRANRLALLQTLVKEFSTIADFSEIVTEGKEATK, encoded by the coding sequence ATGCCTGATTTTCTACTCGAAATTGGTTGCGACGAAATCCCGGCGCGAATGATCGCCGCCGCCTCGCAAGAACTGCGGGAACGACTTAACACGCTGCTGCAACGCGAACATCTTCCGCCCGCAGGCGACATCCGGTCTCTGGATACCCCTCGACGCCTCGCCGTCATGGCCTCCGGGCTTCCGGCTTCGCAAGCCGACGTCACCGAACAGGTAACCGGACCGTCCACGCAGGTGGCATATAAGGATGGCCAGCCAACACCCGCGGCAAACGCCTTTGCAAAGAAGGTCGGCATCGATGTGGGCCGTTTGGAAAAAGTCAGCACTCCCAAAGGCGAATATCTAGCTGCCACCGTGACTCGCAAAGGCCGCTCAACCAGCGAGATTCTCGCTGAGTCACTGCCGAAAGAAATCGCATCGCTCTATTGGCCGAAAAATATGTACTGGCGCAAACGCGGCGAAGTGTTTGTGCGTCCAGTGCGCTGGCTGGTTGCGATGCTCGACGAGCAGATCGTTCCGATGGAGTTGTTCGGCATCGCGGCAGGCGCAACGTCGCGCGGACACCGCATCATTGGCAGCGAAACCTTCGCGATCTCGAAGCCCAGTGCATATGTAGAAGCGTTGCGTGGAGCCAAAGTGCTAGGCGCCGCCGAGCGCGAGCAGGTGATTCGCAAAGCGCTCGATGCCGCTACCCGCACGATTCCCGGTGCGCGCTGGCGCGACGACGATCCTCTTCTCGCGACCGTCGTGAATCTCACGGAGTTCCCGACCGCAATTCTCGGCAGTTTCGATCCTGAATTCCTCGAACTGCCTGAAGAGGTTTTGGTTACGGTGATGCGGGATCATCAGAAATATTTTGCAATCGAGGATGCTGCCGGCAAGCTCTTGCCCCACTTCCTTGCGGTGTTGAATACAGGAGCGGACAGCCAGGGCCTGATCCGTCATGGCAACGAGCGTGTCTTGCGTGCTCGCTTCAAGGATGCCCGCTTTTTCTGGCAGGCCGATCAGAAGCAGACGTTACGCCAGCGTGTTGAGCTGCTAAAGAGCGTCACCTTCCAGAAAGACCTGGGCAGTTACTACGAAAAAACGATTCGTGTGCAGCGCCTGGCCAGTTGGCTATGCGAGACGATCAAGCAAAACGGCATGGCGATTCGTCCGGGTGTTATTCACAAAGCCGCTCTGCTTGCCAAAGCTGACCTGACCGCCGAACTGGTAAAGGAATTTACCGAACTGCAGGGAATTGTGGGCGGGCTCTACGCGCGAGTCCAGCCACTCGACGATGATCTGAAACCGGAAGTGCAAGCCGAGGTGGCCAAGGCCATCTACGATCAGTACAAGCCAGAATCGATGGAAGATGATGTTCCGCGCAGTGTTGAAGGTGCTGTGCTCTCGATCGCCGATAAGGCCGATTCCATTGCCGGGATGTTCGCTCTGGGCCTGGTCCCCAGCGGATCTAAAGATCCTTTCGCATTGCGTCGTCAGGCGAACGGCATCGTCAAAACGATTGCCGAACGCAAGCTCCCGTTCCGCCTCACTGATGTGATGAACGATGCGCGCAGCCGGTACAAAGGCTCCGAGGCAGAGAAGAAGTTTACGAACGCCGACTATGCCGGCGCGATACGAACCTTCTTTCGCGAGCGCCTTGAGTTCTATCTCAAAGAAGCTCACGGTTACGCCTACGACGTCGTGAGCGCCGTCTTGGCCGCTGATGCGGAAGATGTTGTGGACGCATCCGCTCGCGCTGAAGCTCTGTCGAAAGTGCGCGGCTCAGCAGACTTCGCCTCGATTTCCGTGGCCTTCAAGCGGAGCAAGAATATTCTGCGGCAGGCAGAGGAAAACAAAAGGAATGTATCGAGCCGAGTCGATGTAACCGTCTTGCAGGACGATTCCGAGAAACAGCTGGCCGCGCAAATTCCGCAAGCGGCTGCGACTGTCGAGAAACTGCGCGCGACCCGGGACTACCAGGGCGCGCTCATGGAGATTGCAAAGTTGAGGCCGGCGGTCGACAAGTTTTTTGACAAAGTGATGGTGATGGTCGAGGACGACAACCTGCGCGCGAATCGCCTGGCTCTGCTGCAAACGTTGGTTAAAGAGTTTTCCACCATTGCCGATTTTTCCGAGATCGTAACGGAAGGCAAAGAAGCTACGAAATAA
- a CDS encoding 3-isopropylmalate dehydratase → MPWDTRNPAGNPKLRDDISTDEITPAHYCFYFDQTLGEIPYLGLKCGDVTPIERSDVKKGGFVCSVSGKRRGKGSSREQSPYAEMCAGIQVAIAENIERIYKQNCQNLGLLTSTNFSLIDRIRSGEEIPLSEFTAGEDEITRQVIEYGGLFPFNVARLQKRVFLPAIENAGGGARATRAMTLAEKIFARHMTTPDGTVGVDTVKPGDTGFTRVDLRFSHEYVTPMAAIFYEQNVGKDVPVNDASSIRFFRDHLTFLDEVISEEKKKIGLLDLATQLKFKQADFAKQQGIKLHGELTDRKGSEGICHAVMLETYALPGQVNVGSDSHTPHVGAIGCVAFGIGTTDVFNSWITKDVRVKVPESVKIVIRGKKHPNVTAKDFILKILSLDYVRSGKALAKVMEYAGDAVEALSVDERATMTNMAAEIGGFTGIVAPDEKVIEFLMERRGMKRGDAEKMIAGLQSDPNAEYAQVIELDASEIMPMVATPGDPGNGKYIRDLNTPVPIEIAYGGTCTAGKNEDMDMYAEVLADALKNGKRVAPKVHFWIQFGSQETREYCNRKGYLEIFEKSGAHVIEPSCGACINAGPGVSTRSDQIVISAQNRNFPGRSGPGQMYLASPLTVAASAVAGYIVEYEASRERELASAK, encoded by the coding sequence ATGCCGTGGGACACCCGGAATCCCGCCGGGAATCCAAAACTTCGCGACGATATTTCGACCGACGAAATCACGCCCGCGCACTACTGTTTCTACTTTGATCAGACATTGGGTGAGATCCCGTACCTGGGCCTGAAATGCGGCGACGTCACACCCATTGAACGCTCCGATGTTAAGAAGGGCGGCTTCGTTTGTTCGGTAAGTGGGAAACGACGCGGCAAAGGGTCAAGCCGCGAGCAGTCTCCGTACGCGGAGATGTGTGCCGGAATTCAAGTGGCGATTGCCGAGAACATCGAACGCATCTACAAGCAGAACTGCCAGAACCTGGGCCTGCTCACATCGACGAATTTCTCTTTGATCGACCGCATTCGCTCGGGAGAGGAAATTCCGCTCAGCGAATTCACCGCCGGCGAGGACGAAATTACTCGACAGGTGATCGAGTACGGCGGGCTATTTCCATTCAACGTTGCGCGATTGCAGAAGCGTGTTTTCTTGCCAGCCATAGAAAACGCGGGCGGGGGCGCCCGCGCTACACGAGCGATGACCCTGGCGGAGAAGATATTTGCTCGCCATATGACTACGCCGGATGGCACGGTGGGGGTCGACACGGTCAAGCCGGGCGATACCGGATTCACTCGCGTCGACCTGCGGTTCAGTCATGAATACGTCACTCCTATGGCTGCGATTTTCTACGAGCAGAATGTCGGCAAGGACGTCCCGGTGAATGATGCGTCGAGCATCCGGTTCTTCCGCGATCACCTTACTTTCCTCGATGAAGTGATCTCGGAAGAGAAGAAGAAGATCGGCCTGCTTGACCTCGCGACCCAACTCAAATTCAAGCAAGCCGACTTCGCGAAGCAACAGGGAATCAAACTGCACGGTGAACTCACGGACCGTAAAGGCTCCGAGGGTATCTGCCATGCGGTGATGCTCGAGACCTACGCGCTGCCGGGGCAGGTCAATGTCGGCTCCGATTCCCATACTCCGCACGTGGGCGCAATCGGCTGCGTGGCGTTTGGCATCGGCACGACTGATGTTTTCAATTCATGGATCACTAAAGATGTGCGCGTCAAGGTGCCCGAGTCGGTGAAGATCGTGATCCGTGGTAAGAAGCACCCAAACGTCACCGCCAAAGATTTCATCCTCAAGATTCTTTCGCTGGATTACGTGCGCAGCGGAAAAGCTCTGGCGAAAGTGATGGAATATGCGGGCGATGCAGTAGAAGCGCTCTCCGTGGATGAACGGGCCACCATGACCAACATGGCCGCCGAAATCGGAGGCTTTACGGGCATCGTGGCGCCGGATGAAAAGGTGATTGAGTTCCTGATGGAACGTCGAGGCATGAAGCGCGGTGACGCCGAGAAGATGATTGCGGGCTTGCAAAGCGATCCCAACGCCGAGTACGCGCAGGTTATCGAACTTGACGCCTCCGAAATCATGCCCATGGTCGCCACTCCGGGAGATCCCGGCAACGGCAAGTACATTCGCGACCTCAACACGCCGGTTCCGATTGAAATTGCTTATGGTGGAACCTGCACGGCCGGCAAGAACGAAGACATGGACATGTATGCCGAAGTCCTGGCTGACGCATTGAAAAACGGCAAGCGTGTCGCCCCGAAGGTTCATTTCTGGATTCAGTTCGGCTCGCAGGAAACTCGCGAGTACTGCAACCGCAAAGGCTATCTGGAGATTTTCGAAAAATCCGGCGCCCACGTCATCGAGCCCAGTTGCGGCGCCTGCATCAATGCCGGTCCGGGCGTGTCAACCCGTTCGGATCAGATTGTCATCAGCGCGCAGAATCGAAATTTTCCTGGGCGAAGCGGTCCGGGACAGATGTACTTGGCATCACCGTTGACAGTCGCAGCCAGTGCGGTAGCGGGATACATCGTGGAGTACGAAGCAAGCCGTGAACGGGAGCTCGCTTCCGCGAAATAG
- a CDS encoding inositol monophosphatase: MTSNDFQALVVPMQAMAREAGGLLMSYFDRHIKIEYKGDADLVTIADRKSEALILERLRAQFPTHDVMGEEGTRIDTGSDYKWYIDPLDGTTNFAHGFPVFCVSLGVQFRGKSAAGVIYDPTRDEMFAAAAGSGATLNGKKIEVSTTSRLADCLIGTGFPSHKRHKNPNIHFYHQLTLRSHGVRRAGSAALDLCNVAAGRFDGFWEFNLNPWDTAAGVVIAEEAGARITDFSGGPFQLNSRETLATNGLVHDALLHEFKEIFAGRGLDELASPVEYAKTRTP; the protein is encoded by the coding sequence ATGACGTCCAATGATTTCCAGGCTCTAGTTGTGCCCATGCAGGCGATGGCTCGCGAAGCGGGCGGCCTGCTCATGAGTTATTTTGACCGCCATATCAAGATCGAATACAAAGGTGACGCTGACCTGGTCACCATCGCCGACCGCAAGTCTGAGGCGCTGATTCTGGAGCGACTCCGCGCGCAGTTTCCTACCCACGACGTGATGGGGGAAGAAGGAACGCGCATCGATACCGGCAGTGATTACAAGTGGTACATCGATCCTCTGGACGGAACCACGAACTTCGCCCACGGCTTTCCGGTATTTTGCGTTTCGCTGGGCGTGCAATTTCGCGGCAAGAGTGCCGCGGGCGTGATTTACGATCCAACGCGCGATGAAATGTTTGCGGCTGCAGCCGGGAGTGGCGCAACTTTAAACGGCAAGAAGATCGAAGTATCGACCACGTCGCGTCTAGCGGATTGTTTGATCGGTACCGGATTCCCCAGCCATAAGCGTCACAAGAATCCCAACATCCACTTCTACCATCAGCTCACTTTGCGGAGCCATGGGGTGCGCCGCGCTGGCTCTGCCGCCCTCGACCTATGCAATGTTGCCGCGGGGCGATTTGACGGCTTCTGGGAATTCAATCTCAATCCCTGGGACACGGCGGCCGGAGTTGTAATCGCTGAAGAAGCCGGTGCGCGCATCACCGACTTCTCGGGCGGGCCGTTCCAACTCAACAGTCGCGAAACCCTGGCTACGAATGGATTGGTGCATGATGCGCTCCTGCACGAATTCAAGGAAATCTTCGCTGGTCGAGGCCTGGATGAATTGGCAAGCCCCGTTGAGTACGCCAAGACTCGCACTCCGTGA
- a CDS encoding RNA chaperone Hfq, producing the protein MSFQSGSPNFGKKRTPPPDETFEEATYLKALGEKQKAVSLKLADGEVVRGWIEYYDKNMVRLTREDGPNLFIFKHEIMYIAEDGKKK; encoded by the coding sequence ATGTCCTTCCAGTCGGGCAGTCCCAACTTCGGCAAGAAACGCACTCCGCCTCCGGACGAAACATTCGAAGAGGCGACATACCTCAAGGCACTTGGGGAAAAACAGAAGGCAGTGAGCCTGAAGCTGGCCGACGGGGAAGTGGTCCGCGGATGGATCGAATATTACGACAAGAACATGGTGCGCCTGACCCGCGAAGACGGCCCGAACCTCTTCATCTTTAAACATGAAATCATGTACATCGCCGAAGACGGCAAGAAGAAGTGA
- a CDS encoding ferredoxin family protein, with amino-acid sequence MAYVIAEPCIGTKDTACVDACPVDCIHPKKDSDKHAAEKMLYIDPVECIDCGACVPVCPVSAIFALDDLPEKWKEYTEINAKYFGR; translated from the coding sequence ATGGCATACGTAATTGCAGAGCCCTGCATCGGAACTAAAGACACTGCCTGTGTTGACGCCTGCCCGGTGGACTGCATTCACCCCAAGAAAGACTCCGACAAGCACGCTGCCGAAAAGATGCTGTATATCGATCCGGTCGAATGCATCGATTGCGGCGCCTGCGTGCCGGTCTGCCCCGTGTCGGCGATCTTTGCGCTCGACGACCTTCCGGAAAAGTGGAAAGAATACACCGAGATCAACGCGAAATACTTCGGACGATAA
- a CDS encoding glycine--tRNA ligase subunit alpha: MASLCNPKWPLLGAYDLCLKCSHYFNILDARGAISVTERVGVIARVRALAVGIAKAWMDQQYGSEKKSERSEKAAKPSTQEKKEKLAPVGG; encoded by the coding sequence ATGGCGTCACTTTGCAATCCCAAATGGCCACTCCTAGGGGCTTACGACTTGTGCCTGAAATGCTCTCACTATTTCAATATTCTGGATGCGCGCGGCGCGATCTCAGTGACGGAGCGTGTGGGCGTGATCGCTAGAGTGCGCGCCTTGGCTGTCGGCATTGCCAAAGCATGGATGGACCAGCAATACGGCAGCGAAAAAAAGAGTGAGAGAAGTGAAAAGGCTGCCAAGCCGTCAACGCAAGAAAAGAAGGAAAAGTTGGCCCCAGTAGGGGGCTAG
- a CDS encoding DUF4440 domain-containing protein: protein MDDVHAIRLAKTELREGFNKGSVDRVLSVYADAYVDLSGTSASFYGSEAKAVLKYRLEKLFNRYLAQMTVTIYAIRIEGAIAFDRGCHKLTLTPKKGGRSQTIRTRYLEIWQKNPAGQWKISVFIDNQDRPPAMPPREVLEALAGRRPARSRRSAAKAVKS from the coding sequence ATGGACGACGTGCACGCGATTCGCCTTGCGAAGACTGAACTCCGGGAGGGCTTCAACAAAGGGTCGGTGGACCGCGTATTGTCTGTTTATGCCGACGCATATGTTGATTTGTCGGGCACATCCGCATCGTTTTACGGATCAGAAGCAAAGGCAGTCCTCAAGTACCGCTTGGAAAAGCTCTTCAATCGCTATCTCGCGCAGATGACCGTGACCATCTATGCAATTCGAATTGAAGGCGCCATTGCCTTCGATCGCGGATGCCATAAACTGACCCTGACGCCGAAGAAAGGTGGACGATCGCAGACGATCCGCACTCGCTACCTTGAGATCTGGCAGAAGAACCCTGCGGGGCAATGGAAGATCTCGGTCTTCATCGATAATCAGGATCGCCCACCAGCTATGCCGCCGCGCGAAGTTTTGGAAGCGCTAGCAGGTCGTCGTCCAGCGCGAAGCCGCCGGTCGGCGGCGAAGGCCGTCAAATCCTGA